One window of the Pseudarthrobacter sp. ATCC 49987 genome contains the following:
- a CDS encoding DUF948 domain-containing protein, which translates to MTGGDIAGLIAAGVFALLVLLLAVPILKLGGVFDEVRTSIRSISDGATPLMDEVTATVSTTNEQLKKVDGIASNVSDASANISALSSLVAATVGSPLIKVASFSYGVRSAFTARKKPATGRRSR; encoded by the coding sequence ATGACTGGTGGCGATATTGCCGGCCTGATCGCGGCCGGAGTGTTTGCACTGCTGGTCCTGCTGCTCGCCGTGCCGATCCTCAAGCTCGGGGGAGTGTTTGACGAAGTGCGGACCTCCATCCGTTCCATCAGCGACGGCGCCACTCCGCTCATGGACGAAGTCACGGCGACCGTTTCCACCACCAACGAGCAGCTCAAGAAGGTCGACGGGATCGCGAGCAACGTCTCCGACGCGTCCGCCAATATCTCGGCGCTGTCCTCGCTCGTGGCCGCCACTGTGGGTTCGCCGCTGATCAAGGTCGCCTCCTTCAGCTACGGCGTGCGCTCGGCCTTCACCGCCCGTAAAAAGCCCGCCACCGGCCGCCGCAGCCGCTAA
- a CDS encoding shikimate dehydrogenase — protein sequence MTTRAAVLGHPIGHSKSPALHRAAYAHLGVELDYAAVDVTEDELPDFMARVREDLRQGESWRGLSVTMPLKSAMVREVDEVRGVARELGVVNTVAFERPGAGAGPTRLVGYNTDVAGIVNALRHAGAASAPTAVVLGGGGTSAAAIAALKDLGAPAADIFVRDVTRAAQARAAADAIGLPVRVLPLGGAAAAVGRADVVISTLPPRAADPLAWELAQFFAQRAGEPSRDAPVARPGVLLDVAYDPWPSRIAAAWQDAGGTVVPGLEMLIYQAVEQVRHFTGLGDAVPAEVIDVMCDAVGAPRRVF from the coding sequence ATGACGACCAGGGCCGCCGTGCTCGGGCACCCGATCGGCCATTCGAAGTCTCCGGCGTTGCACCGGGCTGCCTACGCCCACCTTGGCGTGGAGCTGGACTACGCTGCGGTCGACGTGACCGAAGACGAGCTGCCGGACTTTATGGCCCGTGTCCGGGAGGACCTGCGGCAGGGGGAGAGCTGGCGCGGGTTGTCGGTGACCATGCCGCTGAAGTCCGCCATGGTCCGCGAAGTCGATGAGGTCCGCGGCGTGGCCCGCGAGCTCGGCGTCGTGAACACGGTCGCGTTCGAACGCCCGGGAGCCGGCGCCGGCCCCACCCGCCTGGTCGGCTACAACACCGACGTCGCCGGAATCGTCAACGCGCTCCGCCACGCGGGCGCCGCATCCGCGCCCACCGCCGTCGTCCTCGGCGGGGGCGGCACCTCGGCCGCTGCCATCGCCGCACTGAAGGACCTGGGTGCGCCGGCCGCCGACATTTTCGTCCGCGATGTCACACGCGCCGCCCAGGCGCGGGCGGCTGCTGACGCTATAGGCCTTCCCGTCCGGGTCCTCCCCCTGGGCGGAGCGGCTGCCGCCGTCGGACGGGCCGACGTCGTGATCTCCACGCTGCCGCCCCGGGCCGCCGATCCATTGGCCTGGGAGCTTGCGCAATTCTTTGCGCAGCGCGCAGGGGAGCCGTCCCGCGACGCCCCGGTTGCCCGGCCCGGCGTGCTGCTGGACGTTGCTTATGATCCCTGGCCCAGCCGGATCGCCGCCGCCTGGCAGGACGCCGGCGGCACCGTGGTCCCCGGACTCGAGATGCTCATCTACCAGGCCGTGGAACAGGTCCGGCATTTCACGGGCCTGGGCGACGCCGTGCCGGCCGAAGTCATAGATGTGATGTGTGACGCAGTCGGGGCGCCCCGACGGGTGTTCTAA
- a CDS encoding tetratricopeptide repeat protein: MPFVPGGTSDWPDAGFPGIKINPDSLVPQIVNGDAVAEALAASTDPGDLIFVRLVEGHPAEAAELLAEARYKDPSSLRLRIFEADVLRVSNRLDRAVELFRQLLAETRGTPDEARIRQHLGRCYFASGNIAAAVECFAEALDLRVAGSADAALIYASTVALQRARNVLDLDSPA, encoded by the coding sequence ATGCCTTTCGTCCCAGGCGGCACCAGTGACTGGCCCGATGCAGGGTTTCCGGGGATCAAAATCAACCCGGACAGCCTGGTGCCGCAAATCGTCAACGGGGACGCCGTCGCCGAAGCGCTGGCAGCCTCGACCGACCCGGGTGACCTGATCTTCGTGCGCCTCGTCGAAGGGCACCCTGCTGAAGCCGCCGAACTGCTCGCCGAAGCCCGGTACAAGGATCCCTCCTCGCTGCGCCTGCGGATCTTCGAAGCCGACGTCCTGCGGGTCTCCAACCGGCTTGACCGGGCCGTTGAACTGTTCCGCCAACTGCTGGCGGAGACGCGGGGAACGCCGGACGAGGCGCGCATCCGCCAGCACCTCGGACGGTGCTATTTCGCCAGCGGCAACATTGCGGCCGCCGTCGAATGCTTCGCCGAAGCCCTCGACCTGCGCGTCGCCGGGTCGGCCGACGCGGCCCTGATCTACGCCTCCACGGTGGCGCTGCAGCGGGCGCGGAATGTGCTGGATCTCGACTCACCCGCATAA
- the aroB gene encoding 3-dehydroquinate synthase, translating into MITESTVIKVTGQTPGENYDVVVGRGLLASLPGLLGERVKRVLVIHPRALRLTGDTVREELASAGFTALTAEIPDAEEGKHIEVASFCWQVLGQNDFTRSDAVVAVGGGAVTDLAGFVAATWLRGVKVIHMPTSLLGMVDAAVGGKTGINTAEGKNLVGAFHPPAGVLADLDTLDTLPKNEMISGMAEVIKCGFIADPAILDLIEKDPAAVADPRSDAVRELIERAISVKARVVSEDLKETGQREILNYGHTLGHAIELAERYSWRHGAAVSVGMMFAAELARSVGRLSDADADRHRTILESLGLPITYRRDRWQALLDGMRRDKKSRGDLLRFVVLDGVARPGILDVPDTSLLFAAYQEIAS; encoded by the coding sequence GTGATCACCGAATCAACCGTCATCAAGGTTACCGGGCAGACGCCCGGTGAGAACTACGACGTCGTGGTGGGCCGCGGCCTGCTGGCCAGCCTGCCCGGGCTGCTGGGCGAGCGGGTCAAACGCGTCCTCGTCATCCACCCCCGGGCGCTGCGCCTCACCGGCGACACCGTCAGGGAAGAACTCGCCTCCGCAGGCTTCACGGCGCTGACCGCCGAGATCCCCGACGCCGAGGAAGGCAAGCACATTGAGGTGGCCTCCTTCTGCTGGCAGGTGCTGGGGCAGAATGACTTCACCCGCTCGGACGCTGTCGTCGCCGTCGGCGGTGGGGCCGTGACCGACCTGGCCGGCTTCGTGGCCGCCACCTGGCTGCGCGGTGTCAAGGTCATCCACATGCCCACGAGCCTGCTCGGCATGGTGGACGCCGCCGTCGGCGGCAAAACCGGGATCAACACCGCCGAAGGCAAAAACCTCGTCGGCGCCTTCCACCCGCCTGCCGGTGTCCTCGCGGACCTCGACACCCTGGACACGTTGCCGAAGAACGAGATGATCTCCGGCATGGCAGAGGTCATCAAGTGCGGCTTCATCGCCGACCCCGCCATTCTCGACCTGATCGAAAAGGACCCGGCCGCCGTCGCCGATCCCCGTTCGGATGCCGTCCGGGAACTCATCGAACGCGCCATTTCGGTGAAGGCCCGGGTGGTTTCCGAGGACCTCAAGGAAACCGGCCAGCGCGAAATCCTCAACTACGGCCACACCCTGGGCCACGCGATCGAACTCGCCGAGCGCTACTCCTGGCGCCACGGCGCCGCCGTCTCCGTCGGCATGATGTTCGCCGCGGAACTTGCCCGCAGCGTCGGCCGCCTCAGCGACGCCGACGCCGACCGGCACCGCACCATCCTGGAAAGCCTCGGGCTGCCCATCACGTACCGGCGCGACCGCTGGCAGGCCCTGCTCGACGGCATGCGGCGGGACAAGAAGTCCCGCGGGGACCTGTTGCGCTTCGTGGTGCTCGACGGCGTGGCACGCCCCGGGATCCTCGACGTCCCGGACACCTCGCTGCTGTTCGCCGCATACCAGGAGATTGCCTCCTGA
- the ruvX gene encoding Holliday junction resolvase RuvX, whose amino-acid sequence MNEAAVPGDYPLGVKLGVDVGTVRVGVAVCDRDGILATPLRTLERNAKKNTDVRILAALAMELGVVEIFVGLPRTMKGEEHASARMATDYAKLLAGKLGECGSGVPVRLVDERLSTVSAHRHLHEAGMSSRNHRKVVDQVAAAGILQHAIDMQKARGTEVGSRVYAESAPGPTGDGAQAGPALDEHSAPRILPKMEGYSEPGQQ is encoded by the coding sequence GTGAACGAAGCTGCTGTGCCCGGCGACTACCCCCTCGGCGTGAAGCTCGGGGTGGACGTCGGGACCGTCCGGGTCGGCGTGGCGGTCTGTGACCGCGACGGCATCCTGGCCACCCCGTTGCGCACCCTGGAGCGGAACGCGAAGAAGAACACGGACGTGCGGATCCTCGCGGCCCTGGCCATGGAACTCGGTGTGGTGGAGATCTTTGTCGGCCTGCCGCGGACGATGAAAGGCGAGGAACATGCCTCGGCGCGGATGGCCACGGACTACGCAAAGCTACTCGCGGGTAAACTGGGAGAGTGCGGTTCCGGGGTGCCGGTTCGGCTGGTCGATGAGCGTCTGAGCACGGTGTCGGCCCACCGGCACCTGCACGAAGCTGGCATGAGCAGCCGGAATCACCGTAAGGTAGTTGATCAGGTTGCGGCCGCAGGTATCCTGCAGCATGCGATCGATATGCAAAAGGCCAGGGGGACGGAGGTCGGAAGCCGCGTATACGCGGAGTCCGCGCCGGGGCCAACCGGGGATGGCGCACAGGCCGGCCCGGCACTAGACGAGCATTCTGCACCACGCATTCTGCCCAAAATGGAAGGCTACAGTGAGCCCGGTCAACAGTGA
- a CDS encoding DUF6167 family protein, with protein sequence MNRIIWMGLGVAIGVIAFRKITEAQSNLGPEGLNRAVGRLADGLYDFADAVREGMNERETELRAALGIDAGLEMAVSKGAAGKDALRR encoded by the coding sequence ATGAACAGAATCATCTGGATGGGACTCGGCGTCGCCATCGGCGTCATCGCGTTCCGCAAGATCACCGAAGCGCAGTCCAATCTGGGCCCCGAGGGGCTCAACCGGGCGGTTGGCCGGCTCGCCGACGGCCTGTACGACTTCGCTGACGCCGTGCGCGAGGGCATGAACGAGCGCGAGACCGAACTCCGGGCCGCCCTTGGTATTGACGCGGGCCTTGAAATGGCCGTCAGCAAGGGTGCCGCCGGCAAGGATGCACTCCGGCGCTAG
- the mltG gene encoding endolytic transglycosylase MltG, translated as MSPVNSDDSSGGAGRPLTRKELRAQEKVQATQGHDVIPAQAFETGEDTPAAAPRARSDSAPETDAAVLAEPVTAADAPELPAAAPTVHEEPVHYQPVHEYAGGVAHADAVGHEADVPPGYELHPDAEPHDGHSDDDHYVYDGADGHAADYHAADDNPADYQHEEDGRVVLAGGAAIRTTKGPSKKVRRRRRFLALLLTLTVFVVAVAVGAQFLKPLLGGDTVADYPGPGTGEVVITVPPGSGPKSVATQLQEKKVVANADTFLKEFVASGGALAPGDFTMRTEMKNSDAVAILLNKDKGKVMYFALSAGLRIGESLQAISEGSGVPVAELKALNESPAQFGVPAKAKNLEGFLAPGEYRFPLGTPAKDVLRKLVNTTLDELKSQGVTDPAKQYDVVTVASIVQAEGGQAEYGDVAGAIYNRLKPNNTETNGLIQSDATVTYGLGIKSFHIDEIQKTDKSNPYNTYANQGLPVGPIGSPGKTAIDAAAKPKANEYLYWVTINLDTKETLFSKTLAEHNTYVAKYNAWCEANPGRCV; from the coding sequence GTGAGCCCGGTCAACAGTGACGACTCCTCCGGCGGCGCCGGCCGACCGCTGACGCGCAAGGAGCTCAGGGCCCAGGAGAAGGTCCAGGCGACCCAGGGCCACGATGTTATCCCGGCTCAGGCTTTCGAGACCGGCGAGGACACCCCGGCCGCTGCGCCCCGCGCCCGGTCTGATTCCGCCCCCGAAACTGATGCCGCCGTCTTGGCGGAACCCGTCACGGCAGCCGACGCGCCGGAGCTGCCCGCGGCAGCCCCCACCGTGCACGAGGAGCCCGTGCACTACCAACCCGTCCACGAGTACGCGGGCGGTGTTGCCCACGCGGACGCCGTCGGCCACGAAGCAGACGTTCCGCCCGGCTACGAACTCCACCCTGACGCTGAGCCCCACGACGGCCACTCCGACGACGACCACTACGTGTACGACGGCGCGGACGGACACGCTGCCGACTACCACGCTGCCGACGACAACCCTGCCGATTACCAGCACGAGGAAGACGGCCGCGTGGTGCTGGCCGGTGGTGCCGCCATCCGTACGACCAAGGGCCCGTCCAAAAAGGTCCGCCGCCGGCGCCGCTTCCTTGCGCTGTTGCTGACGCTGACCGTCTTCGTCGTGGCAGTCGCCGTCGGCGCGCAGTTCCTGAAGCCCCTGCTGGGCGGGGACACGGTGGCCGACTACCCCGGTCCCGGAACCGGCGAGGTCGTCATCACGGTGCCGCCGGGCTCCGGGCCGAAGTCCGTAGCCACCCAGCTCCAGGAAAAGAAGGTCGTGGCGAACGCCGACACTTTCCTGAAGGAATTCGTGGCCTCCGGCGGGGCGTTGGCTCCCGGCGACTTCACCATGCGCACTGAAATGAAGAACTCCGACGCCGTGGCCATCCTGCTGAACAAGGACAAGGGCAAGGTCATGTACTTCGCCCTCAGCGCCGGGCTGCGAATCGGCGAATCGCTCCAGGCCATCTCTGAGGGCAGCGGTGTGCCCGTCGCCGAACTCAAGGCGCTCAATGAATCGCCGGCCCAGTTCGGTGTGCCGGCCAAGGCCAAGAACCTCGAAGGCTTCCTCGCTCCCGGCGAGTACCGGTTCCCGCTCGGCACCCCGGCGAAGGACGTGCTGCGGAAGCTCGTGAACACCACCCTGGACGAGCTCAAGTCCCAGGGAGTGACGGATCCGGCCAAGCAGTACGACGTCGTCACCGTCGCCAGCATCGTCCAGGCCGAGGGCGGCCAGGCGGAATACGGCGATGTGGCCGGTGCGATCTACAACCGCCTCAAGCCCAACAACACTGAGACGAACGGGCTGATCCAGTCCGACGCCACGGTGACCTATGGGCTCGGCATCAAGAGCTTCCACATCGACGAGATCCAGAAAACCGACAAGTCCAACCCGTACAACACCTACGCGAACCAGGGCCTGCCGGTAGGGCCGATCGGTTCGCCGGGCAAGACGGCGATCGACGCGGCGGCCAAGCCCAAGGCCAACGAATACCTCTACTGGGTGACGATCAACCTGGACACCAAGGAAACCTTGTTCTCCAAGACGCTGGCGGAGCACAACACCTATGTGGCCAAGTACAACGCCTGGTGTGAGGCCAACCCCGGACGCTGCGTATGA
- the aroC gene encoding chorismate synthase has product MLRWLTAGESHGPALVGIIEGVPAGVELTSAQIADSLARRRLGYGRGARMKFEQDVVTILGGVRHGITQGGPVAIQVGNTEWPKWEQIMSADPVDPEILADQARNAPLTRPRPGHADFTGMQKYGFDEARPVLERASARETATRVALGTVASAFLKQLGIELVSHTVSIASTAVPEGRPLPVPANVLALDADPLRCFDRETSDAMVAEVDIAHKEGETLGGVVEVLAYGLPPGLGSYVHWDRRLDSRLAAALMGIQAIKGVEVGDGFLTASRRGSAAHDEIVKDADGKIVRTSNRAGGIEGGMSIGDVLRVRAAMKPIATVPRALRTVDVSTGEAAKAHHQRSDVCAVPAAGVVAEAMVALVLAEAVTEKFGGDSVKETARNIKGYLDNIPASLDSIGQ; this is encoded by the coding sequence ATGTTGCGTTGGTTGACTGCCGGAGAATCCCATGGGCCGGCCCTGGTCGGAATTATTGAAGGCGTGCCCGCCGGTGTGGAACTCACCAGCGCCCAGATCGCCGATTCGCTGGCGCGCCGCCGGCTCGGCTACGGCCGCGGCGCGCGGATGAAGTTTGAGCAGGACGTCGTCACGATCCTCGGCGGAGTCCGCCACGGCATCACCCAGGGCGGCCCCGTCGCCATCCAGGTCGGCAACACCGAGTGGCCCAAGTGGGAGCAGATCATGTCTGCCGACCCCGTGGACCCGGAAATCCTCGCCGACCAGGCCCGCAACGCCCCGCTGACCCGTCCCCGGCCCGGCCACGCGGACTTCACGGGCATGCAGAAATACGGCTTTGACGAGGCGCGTCCCGTGCTGGAGCGCGCCAGCGCCCGTGAAACGGCAACCCGCGTGGCCCTCGGCACCGTCGCCTCCGCATTCCTCAAGCAGCTCGGCATCGAACTGGTCTCCCACACGGTGTCGATCGCCAGCACCGCGGTCCCGGAAGGCCGGCCGCTGCCGGTACCGGCCAACGTCCTGGCCCTCGACGCCGACCCGCTGCGCTGCTTCGACCGCGAAACCTCCGACGCCATGGTGGCCGAGGTCGACATCGCGCACAAAGAAGGCGAAACCCTGGGCGGCGTGGTCGAGGTCCTCGCCTACGGACTCCCGCCGGGACTCGGCAGCTACGTCCACTGGGACCGCCGCCTCGATTCACGGCTCGCGGCTGCCCTCATGGGCATCCAGGCCATCAAGGGCGTTGAGGTCGGCGACGGCTTCCTCACCGCGTCCCGCCGCGGCTCGGCCGCCCACGACGAGATCGTCAAGGACGCCGACGGCAAGATCGTCCGCACCTCCAACCGCGCCGGCGGCATCGAAGGCGGCATGAGCATCGGCGACGTGCTGCGCGTCCGCGCTGCGATGAAGCCGATCGCCACGGTTCCCCGCGCCCTCAGGACCGTTGACGTCAGCACCGGCGAAGCCGCCAAGGCCCACCACCAGCGCTCCGACGTCTGTGCGGTCCCCGCGGCCGGCGTCGTCGCCGAGGCCATGGTGGCCCTCGTCCTGGCCGAGGCAGTAACGGAAAAGTTCGGCGGCGATTCCGTGAAGGAAACCGCCCGCAACATCAAGGGTTATCTGGACAACATTCCGGCGTCCCTGGACTCGATCGGCCAGTAG
- a CDS encoding shikimate kinase, which produces MPAVPARTSARPIALIGPMAVGKSAIGHQLAQQLGAPFVDTDVVVVANHGSIAEIFASRGEHAFRELEARAAARAIEDAYGSNTVISLGGGAVLDSGTQQLLGHCTVVYLECDADTVAERISRNSGRPLLAGDAMERWKTLFATRRPVYERLADLVIDVRNGSVPEIAQRLEDALRTYAAALTAAVPATAATKEVEK; this is translated from the coding sequence ATGCCGGCAGTGCCGGCCAGGACGTCTGCCCGGCCCATCGCGCTGATCGGGCCGATGGCGGTCGGAAAATCAGCCATCGGACACCAGCTTGCCCAGCAGCTGGGAGCGCCGTTCGTGGACACCGACGTCGTGGTGGTGGCAAACCACGGTTCCATCGCGGAGATCTTCGCCAGCCGCGGTGAGCACGCCTTCCGTGAGCTCGAGGCCAGGGCCGCCGCGCGCGCCATCGAAGACGCGTACGGCAGCAATACGGTCATTTCCCTGGGCGGCGGCGCCGTGCTGGACTCCGGCACCCAGCAGCTGCTGGGGCACTGCACGGTGGTCTACCTCGAGTGCGACGCGGACACCGTGGCGGAACGGATCAGCAGGAATTCCGGCCGGCCGCTGCTGGCCGGAGACGCCATGGAACGATGGAAGACGCTGTTCGCCACCCGGCGGCCGGTCTACGAACGGCTGGCCGACCTGGTCATCGATGTGCGGAACGGATCCGTGCCGGAGATCGCGCAACGGCTTGAAGATGCGCTGCGCACGTACGCCGCGGCGCTAACCGCTGCCGTACCCGCGACAGCGGCGACAAAGGAAGTTGAAAAGTGA
- the alaS gene encoding alanine--tRNA ligase yields MKSQEITKRWIDFFVSKGHTAVPSASLVSSDPSLLFTVAGMVPFIPYLTAREEAPYKRATSVQKCIRTGDIEEVGKTARHGTFFQMCGNFSFGDYFKEDAIKFAWELLTTSVDDGGYGLPPERLWVTVYEEDDEAEQLWLKNTGMPAERIQRMGKADNYWSTGQPGPAGPCSEIYYDRGPSYGVEGGPIADENRYVEIWNLVFMQYQIDNVRSKVDFDITGELPKKNIDTGLGMERLAMILQDVENMYETDQVRPVIDKAAALSGREYTSAESAADPHHTDDVRMRVVADHIRSSLMLIADGVTPSNEGRGYVLRRLIRRAVRSMRLLGVEKACLSELLPASRDAMKGVYPIVETDFDRISRIAYAEEKAFLRTIASGTARLEDAVQESKAAGHPLSGADAFALHDTYGFPIDLTLEMAEEAGLKVDEPEFRKLMLEQRQRAQADAKGKKGSHADLSAFQELLSAGETVFTGYTELTGESKVRGILAGGRKVSQASTGEEIELVLAETPFYAEAGGQAADTGLITGDGFVVEVLDVQRPIKGLSVHKAIVREGEIGADSLVQAAVDRERRHAAEQAHTGTHIVHAALHQILGPEALQRGSFNKAGYLRFDFAWGEGLSPATRSEIEEVSNIAIRNNYRVETKIMGLAEAKALGAMALFGENYGNEVRVVEIDGAWSRELCGGTHVENTSLIGSLSLLGEQSVGSGNRRVEAFVGMDAFRHLAAERALVTELTDMLKVPSGLLADRIATTLTKLKTAEKELERLRKEQLTAAAGQLVGTAKDAAGIKVIAHDAGQVSGADDLRGLALDLRTRLGSEPAAVAVAGVSNDRPVILIATNEAARTAGVKAGALVRLAAGILGGGGGGKDDVAQGGGTDAAKVGAALAAVVDAITRR; encoded by the coding sequence ATGAAGTCGCAGGAGATCACCAAGCGCTGGATCGACTTTTTTGTCAGTAAGGGCCACACGGCGGTTCCCTCTGCTTCCCTGGTCTCCAGCGACCCCTCCCTGCTGTTCACAGTGGCCGGCATGGTCCCGTTCATCCCTTACCTGACCGCCCGGGAGGAAGCGCCCTACAAGCGCGCCACCAGCGTGCAGAAGTGCATCCGGACCGGCGACATCGAGGAAGTCGGCAAGACCGCCCGCCACGGCACCTTTTTCCAGATGTGCGGCAACTTCTCCTTCGGCGACTACTTCAAGGAAGACGCCATTAAGTTCGCCTGGGAGCTGCTCACCACGAGCGTTGACGACGGCGGGTACGGACTGCCGCCCGAGCGCCTCTGGGTCACCGTCTACGAAGAGGACGACGAGGCCGAGCAGCTCTGGCTCAAGAACACCGGAATGCCCGCCGAGCGGATCCAGCGGATGGGCAAGGCGGACAACTACTGGTCCACCGGCCAGCCCGGTCCGGCCGGCCCCTGCTCCGAGATCTACTACGACCGCGGCCCGTCCTACGGCGTCGAGGGCGGCCCGATCGCGGACGAGAACCGCTATGTGGAAATCTGGAACCTCGTGTTCATGCAATACCAGATCGACAACGTGCGCTCCAAGGTGGACTTCGACATCACCGGCGAACTGCCCAAGAAGAACATCGACACCGGCCTCGGCATGGAGCGCCTGGCGATGATCCTGCAGGACGTCGAGAACATGTACGAGACGGACCAGGTCCGCCCTGTCATCGACAAGGCCGCGGCCCTCTCCGGCCGGGAGTACACCTCCGCCGAGTCCGCCGCCGACCCGCACCACACCGACGACGTCCGGATGCGCGTTGTCGCCGACCACATCCGTTCCTCCCTCATGCTGATCGCCGACGGCGTGACCCCCTCCAACGAAGGCCGCGGCTACGTGCTGCGCCGCCTGATCCGCCGTGCCGTGCGTTCCATGCGCCTGCTCGGCGTCGAAAAGGCTTGCCTGTCCGAACTGCTCCCCGCTTCACGCGACGCCATGAAGGGCGTTTACCCGATCGTGGAGACGGACTTCGACCGGATCAGCCGGATTGCCTACGCCGAGGAGAAGGCGTTCCTGCGCACCATCGCGTCCGGCACCGCGCGGCTCGAGGACGCCGTCCAGGAGTCCAAGGCTGCGGGACACCCGCTCTCCGGCGCCGATGCCTTCGCCCTGCACGACACCTACGGCTTCCCGATCGACCTCACGCTCGAAATGGCTGAAGAGGCCGGGCTCAAGGTCGATGAGCCGGAGTTCCGCAAGCTCATGCTCGAGCAGCGCCAGCGTGCGCAGGCCGACGCCAAGGGCAAAAAGGGCTCCCACGCCGACCTCAGTGCCTTCCAGGAGCTGCTGTCCGCCGGAGAGACAGTTTTTACCGGCTACACCGAGCTCACCGGTGAGTCCAAGGTCCGCGGCATCCTCGCCGGCGGCCGCAAGGTCTCACAGGCGTCCACGGGCGAGGAAATCGAGCTGGTCCTCGCCGAGACCCCGTTCTACGCCGAAGCCGGCGGCCAGGCCGCCGACACCGGGCTGATCACCGGCGACGGCTTCGTCGTCGAGGTCCTGGACGTCCAGCGGCCCATCAAGGGCCTGAGTGTGCACAAGGCGATTGTCCGCGAGGGCGAAATCGGCGCCGACTCCCTCGTCCAGGCAGCCGTGGACCGCGAACGCCGGCACGCCGCCGAGCAGGCCCACACCGGCACGCACATCGTGCACGCGGCCCTGCACCAGATCCTCGGCCCGGAAGCCCTGCAGCGCGGCTCGTTCAACAAGGCCGGCTACCTGCGCTTCGACTTCGCCTGGGGTGAGGGGCTGAGCCCGGCCACACGCTCCGAAATCGAGGAAGTCTCCAACATCGCCATCCGCAACAACTACCGGGTGGAGACCAAAATCATGGGTCTTGCCGAGGCCAAGGCCCTCGGCGCCATGGCACTCTTCGGCGAGAACTACGGCAACGAAGTCCGGGTCGTGGAGATCGACGGCGCCTGGTCCCGTGAACTCTGCGGCGGCACCCATGTCGAGAACACGTCCCTGATCGGCAGCCTGTCCCTGCTCGGGGAGCAGTCGGTCGGCTCGGGAAACCGCCGCGTCGAGGCCTTCGTCGGCATGGACGCCTTCCGGCACCTCGCCGCCGAACGCGCGCTGGTGACCGAACTCACCGACATGCTCAAGGTTCCCTCCGGTCTGCTCGCGGACCGGATCGCCACCACGCTGACCAAGCTCAAGACTGCCGAGAAGGAACTTGAGCGCCTGCGCAAGGAGCAGCTCACGGCAGCCGCCGGGCAGCTCGTGGGGACCGCCAAGGACGCCGCCGGCATCAAGGTCATTGCCCACGACGCCGGCCAGGTCAGCGGCGCGGACGACCTCCGTGGCCTGGCCCTGGACCTGCGGACCCGTCTCGGCTCCGAGCCGGCCGCCGTCGCGGTCGCCGGGGTCAGCAACGACCGTCCGGTCATCCTGATCGCCACCAACGAAGCCGCCCGGACGGCCGGTGTCAAGGCGGGGGCCCTGGTGCGCCTCGCCGCCGGAATCCTCGGCGGCGGCGGTGGCGGCAAGGACGACGTCGCCCAGGGCGGCGGCACGGACGCCGCCAAGGTCGGCGCGGCACTCGCCGCCGTCGTGGACGCCATCACCCGGCGATAA
- the rpsD gene encoding 30S ribosomal protein S4, which yields MANNTRARRTARLSRALGIALTPKAAKYMERRPYGPGEHGRARKKQDSDYAVRLREKQRLRAQYGIREAQMTRAFEEARRTKGLTGENLIELLEMRLDALVLRAGFARTIAQARQLVVHRHILVDGIRVDRPSFRVSEGQLVHVHSRSESMPPFQVAAAGAHRDVLPMVPAYLDVKLDALQARLVRRPKRSEVPVTCEEQLVVEFYAR from the coding sequence GTGGCTAACAACACTCGTGCTCGCCGTACCGCACGCCTTTCGCGTGCACTCGGCATTGCTCTGACCCCCAAGGCCGCCAAGTACATGGAGCGCCGCCCGTACGGCCCCGGTGAGCATGGCCGTGCCCGCAAGAAGCAGGACTCCGACTACGCCGTACGTCTGCGCGAAAAGCAGCGTCTGCGCGCCCAGTACGGCATCCGCGAAGCCCAGATGACCCGTGCCTTCGAAGAAGCACGCCGCACCAAGGGCCTGACCGGTGAAAACCTGATCGAACTGCTCGAAATGCGTCTCGACGCCCTCGTGCTGCGTGCCGGCTTCGCCCGCACCATCGCCCAGGCCCGCCAGCTGGTTGTCCACCGCCACATCCTGGTCGACGGCATCCGCGTTGACCGCCCGTCTTTCCGCGTCTCTGAGGGCCAGCTGGTCCACGTTCACAGCCGCAGCGAGTCCATGCCTCCGTTCCAGGTTGCAGCAGCCGGCGCTCACCGCGACGTCCTGCCCATGGTTCCGGCATACCTGGACGTCAAGCTTGACGCCCTGCAGGCACGCCTGGTCCGTCGCCCGAAGCGCTCCGAGGTCCCCGTGACCTGCGAAGAGCAGCTCGTCGTGGAATTCTACGCACGCTAG